The proteins below come from a single Malus domestica chromosome 03, GDT2T_hap1 genomic window:
- the LOC139194197 gene encoding uncharacterized protein, translating to MTTQPGTNWTLLEDVALCTSWVQVTHDSITGNEMQLREMWSLIHTNYLEKMGGQRTKESMSSRWKLLSQSFSTWRDALAQASGNLRSGENLTDQELQAQAWYGAKTKSKNKTFTRFECWNIVKDCPKFRVVHVGPKVFMNSTPLHSTPEHASHDHDEDDEEVPETPPVEQASGSTRYPIRPQGKKASKRKGNASKNDYAKYMEDLARQGELNLAREMAKFEADKAREDAKAAAFERKFEADERERELLRQEREHRREERMAERDRDIMKEPLKGKSPDSKYFWKSEKADVLRRRRAREARARGDGPSTTREDYPSMTREDHPSTTNWLGDGYHPFTNP from the exons atgactactcaaccaggtacgaattggacgcttcttgaagatgttgcgttgtgtactagttgggttcaagttactcatgattcgattacgggtaatgagatgcagttgcgagaaatgtggagtcttattcataccaattatcttgagaaaatgggtgggcaaagaactaaggaatcgatgtccagtcgttggaaattacttagtcaatcgtttagtacgtggagagacgccttggcacaagctagtggtaatcttcgaagtggggaaaatttaacggatcag gaacttcaagcacaagcttggtatggtgccaaaaccaaaagcaaaaacaaaacattcacccggtttgaatgttggaatattgtcaaagattgtcctaaatttagAGTTGTGCATGTCGGTCCAAAAGTTTTCATGAACAGCACCCCTCTACACTCTACACCTGAGCATGCCTCGCATGatcatgatgaagatgatgaagaagtgcctgaaacgccccccgttgaacaagcgtcggggtcgacccgttatccaattaggcctcaaggtaagaaggcttcaaagagaaaaggtaatgcttccaagaatgattatgcaaagtatatggaagatcttgcccgccaaggtgaattgaatttggcccgggaaatggctaaatttgaggctgataaggctagagaggatgcaaaagctgcagcttttgagagaaaatttgaagctgatgagagagaaagagaactacttcggcaagaaagggaacatagaagagaagaaagaatggctgaacgagatcgtgacattatgaaggaGCCTTTAAAAGGGAAGTCTCCAgactctaaatatttttggaagtcagAGAAAGCGGATGTGTtgcgaaggaggcgtgcaagagaagcgagagcaagaggagatggtcctagcaccacAAGAGAAGATTATCCTAGCATgacaagagaagatcatcctagcaccacaaattggttaggtgATGGTTATCATCCATTCACGaacccataa